One Setaria viridis chromosome 5, Setaria_viridis_v4.0, whole genome shotgun sequence genomic region harbors:
- the LOC117855066 gene encoding protein CHLORORESPIRATORY REDUCTION 41, chloroplastic: MAASFLRPLLPPNPFLSARRPHLLAAPATITTATVRCTAAPKPATSTPKSIQEEASSNREQQLPQADPNGAATPDEASANPNSIPDDETPPSATATTSFAVARRVPSAISPDRRPRTALTQEEPPNYEIGWKRTKQLPLEKPRGWAIADFLEKLDGLMARGRYGSGQLLGTVAGVVTERAREEAEVLVAEGGVEERVVTELFRVLRLVEMDVEMVKAAVKEETVKERVETARARCRQAILVALSL; the protein is encoded by the coding sequence ATGGCGGCTTCCTTCCTCCGGCCCCTCCTGCCTCCCAACCCCTTCCTCTCTGCCCGCAGACCTCACCTCCTCGCTGCTCccgccaccatcaccaccgccaccgTACGCTGCACCGCGGCGCCCAAACCGGCAACCTCCACGCCGAAATCCATCCAAGAAGAGGCCAGCAGCAACCGCGAACAGCAGCTGCCGCAGGCAGACCCCAACGGCGCCGCCACTCCGGACGAGGCGAGCGCCAACCCCAACAGCATCCCCGACGACGAGACCccgccgtcggcgacggcgaccaccTCCTTCGCGGTGGCACGGCGGGTGCCGTCGGCCATCTCCCCGGACCGCCGGCCGCGGACGGCGCTGACGCAGGAGGAGCCGCCCAACTACGAGATCGGGTGGAAGCGCACCAAGCAGCTGCCCCTGGAGAAGCCCCGCGGGTGGGCCATCGCCGACTTCCTGGAGAAGCTGGACGGCCTGATGGCGCGCGGGCGGTACGGGTCCGGGCAGCTGCTGGGCACGGTGGCGGGCGTGGTGACGGAGCGCGCCCGGGAGGAGGCCGAGGTGCTGGTGGCCGagggcggcgtggaggagcgCGTGGTCACGGAGCTATTCCGCGTGCTCCGCCTCGTGGAGATGGACGTCGAGATGGTGAAGGCCGCCGTCAAGGAGGAGACCGTCAAGGAGCGCGTCGAGACGGCGCGCGCACGCTGCCGCCaggccatcctcgtcgccctcTCGCTGTGA
- the LOC117855658 gene encoding protein SPEAR1 isoform X3, which yields MSGSNFGDSMGWSSSGRSSGSRRGKRGGGSGGADKPKQPQRGLGVAQLEKIRLQSEMAEYFNPLGQPPSLIHRTGSLNLMPYGERGDLRYGEFQAPIIRSPSSSAIYGPPHYGHPNITLPLFEPQESTRLRGHHDRSRSADSTSMNSDDPQDVDLELKL from the exons ATGAGTGGGAGCAACTTTGGGGACAGCATGGGGTGGAGCAGTAGCGGGAGATCGTCTGGCTCCAGAAGGGGCAagagaggcggcggcagcggcggcgccgacaaGCCCAAGCAGCCGCAGCGCGGCCTCGGCGTGGCGCAGCTGGAGAAGATTAGGTTACAGAGCGAAATGGCCGAATACTTCAATCCTCTTGGCCAGCCCCCCAGCTTGATCCACAGAACGGGCAGCCTCAACTTG ATGCCatatggagagagaggagaccTACGATACGGTGAATTTCAAGCTCCCATAATAAG atcacCGAGCAGCAGTGCTATCTATGGCCCCCCACATTATGGTCATCCTAACATCACATTGCCACTCTTTGAACCACAG GAATCCACTCGATTGAGGGGACATCATGATAGAAGTCGCTCAGCTGATTCAACAAGTATGAACTCGGATGATCCACAAGACGTCGACCTTGAGCTCAAGCTATGA
- the LOC117855658 gene encoding protein SPEAR3 isoform X2, with the protein MSGSNFGDSMGWSSSGRSSGSRRGKRGGGSGGADKPKQPQRGLGVAQLEKIRLQSEMAEYFNPLGQPPSLIHRTGSLNLEDARASTSSLSSSPSSSFHATAVSSPFPVHHPNFAMPYGERGDLRYGEFQAPIIRSPSSSAIYGPPHYGHPNITLPLFEPQESTRLRGHHDRSRSADSTSMNSDDPQDVDLELKL; encoded by the exons ATGAGTGGGAGCAACTTTGGGGACAGCATGGGGTGGAGCAGTAGCGGGAGATCGTCTGGCTCCAGAAGGGGCAagagaggcggcggcagcggcggcgccgacaaGCCCAAGCAGCCGCAGCGCGGCCTCGGCGTGGCGCAGCTGGAGAAGATTAGGTTACAGAGCGAAATGGCCGAATACTTCAATCCTCTTGGCCAGCCCCCCAGCTTGATCCACAGAACGGGCAGCCTCAACTTG GAGGATGCACGGGCGTCGACGTCCTCGCTGTCGTCGTCTCCATCTTCCTCCTTCCATGCTACCGCCGTCTCATCGCCGTTCCCGGTCCATCATCCAAATTTTGCG ATGCCatatggagagagaggagaccTACGATACGGTGAATTTCAAGCTCCCATAATAAG atcacCGAGCAGCAGTGCTATCTATGGCCCCCCACATTATGGTCATCCTAACATCACATTGCCACTCTTTGAACCACAG GAATCCACTCGATTGAGGGGACATCATGATAGAAGTCGCTCAGCTGATTCAACAAGTATGAACTCGGATGATCCACAAGACGTCGACCTTGAGCTCAAGCTATGA
- the LOC117855658 gene encoding protein SPEAR3 isoform X1 — translation MSGSNFGDSMGWSSSGRSSGSRRGKRGGGSGGADKPKQPQRGLGVAQLEKIRLQSEMAEYFNPLGQPPSLIHRTGSLNLQEDARASTSSLSSSPSSSFHATAVSSPFPVHHPNFAMPYGERGDLRYGEFQAPIIRSPSSSAIYGPPHYGHPNITLPLFEPQESTRLRGHHDRSRSADSTSMNSDDPQDVDLELKL, via the exons ATGAGTGGGAGCAACTTTGGGGACAGCATGGGGTGGAGCAGTAGCGGGAGATCGTCTGGCTCCAGAAGGGGCAagagaggcggcggcagcggcggcgccgacaaGCCCAAGCAGCCGCAGCGCGGCCTCGGCGTGGCGCAGCTGGAGAAGATTAGGTTACAGAGCGAAATGGCCGAATACTTCAATCCTCTTGGCCAGCCCCCCAGCTTGATCCACAGAACGGGCAGCCTCAACTTG CAGGAGGATGCACGGGCGTCGACGTCCTCGCTGTCGTCGTCTCCATCTTCCTCCTTCCATGCTACCGCCGTCTCATCGCCGTTCCCGGTCCATCATCCAAATTTTGCG ATGCCatatggagagagaggagaccTACGATACGGTGAATTTCAAGCTCCCATAATAAG atcacCGAGCAGCAGTGCTATCTATGGCCCCCCACATTATGGTCATCCTAACATCACATTGCCACTCTTTGAACCACAG GAATCCACTCGATTGAGGGGACATCATGATAGAAGTCGCTCAGCTGATTCAACAAGTATGAACTCGGATGATCCACAAGACGTCGACCTTGAGCTCAAGCTATGA